A DNA window from bacterium contains the following coding sequences:
- a CDS encoding YdeI/OmpD-associated family protein: protein MLEGPPPHRLKRALNPLPEDIRALLEARGLMDAYRARPDYQQNDYLGWIGRAKREETRHKRLDQMLAELEEGTRYMNMAWRPRSQ, encoded by the coding sequence ATGCTCGAAGGTCCTCCCCCCCACCGCCTGAAGCGCGCGCTCAACCCTCTGCCCGAGGACATCCGCGCCCTGCTCGAAGCGCGAGGGCTGATGGATGCCTACCGGGCACGGCCCGACTACCAGCAGAACGACTACCTGGGCTGGATCGGCCGCGCCAAGCGCGAAGAGACCCGTCACAAGCGTCTGGACCAGATGCTCGCGGAGCTCGAAGAAGGCACCCGCTACATGAACATGGCCTGGCGCCCCCGCAGCCAGTAA
- a CDS encoding globin, giving the protein MITNLYEAIGGDETIRRLVVAFYARVAVDPDLTPIFPEDLTETTEKQRLFLTQFLGGPPLYTQTHGHPRMRARHLPFPITPTRREAWLRNMAAAMDEIGLSGPEREEFFERLTLTAHHMENTPEPQTLSLESPTP; this is encoded by the coding sequence ATGATCACGAACCTGTACGAAGCAATCGGCGGCGACGAGACGATCAGGCGGCTGGTGGTCGCCTTCTACGCGCGCGTGGCGGTCGATCCGGACCTCACCCCCATCTTCCCCGAGGACCTGACCGAGACCACCGAGAAGCAGCGCCTCTTCTTGACGCAGTTCCTCGGCGGGCCGCCCCTCTACACCCAGACCCACGGCCACCCGCGCATGCGCGCGCGCCACCTGCCCTTCCCGATCACGCCGACCCGGCGAGAGGCATGGCTGCGCAACATGGCCGCGGCCATGGACGAGATCGGCCTTTCGGGGCCTGAGCGCGAGGAATTCTTCGAGCGTCTGACGCTCACGGCGCACCACATGGAGAACACGCCGGAGCCCCAGACGCTCTCGCTCGAATCCCCGACGCCCTAG
- the cpaB gene encoding Flp pilus assembly protein CpaB — MKKAQRLLVAVGLGLVTSGGIFAYVSGQNDRADAGEPQGPVVVAKAPIPLNGKIAPEMLAVETRPTKFIPEGALTAPDVAVGRVAKIELTPGEPLVETKLFAVGEEARAVLPVPAGMRAITVAVDEVVGVAGFVQPGMQVDVVSTLDVEGQTVTKFLLQRVKVLACAQEAKREGDPEAKVVSSATLAVSPSDAEKLILAADRGKIRLAMRDQNEQGDAKTAGATPESLVGVHKPAPVKVAEKPKPQAPKIVKVMVPAKTPAEKPTIMIIRGTSTEYVSR, encoded by the coding sequence ATGAAAAAGGCACAAAGGCTGTTAGTCGCGGTGGGCCTCGGGCTCGTCACCAGTGGCGGGATTTTCGCCTACGTCTCCGGTCAGAACGACCGGGCGGACGCCGGCGAGCCCCAAGGACCGGTGGTGGTCGCCAAGGCCCCCATCCCCCTGAACGGCAAGATCGCCCCCGAGATGCTCGCGGTCGAAACGCGACCCACCAAGTTCATCCCCGAAGGGGCCCTCACCGCCCCCGACGTGGCCGTGGGCCGCGTGGCCAAGATCGAGCTGACACCGGGCGAGCCCCTCGTCGAGACCAAGCTCTTCGCCGTCGGCGAGGAGGCCCGGGCGGTCCTGCCCGTGCCGGCCGGCATGCGTGCGATCACCGTCGCGGTCGACGAGGTGGTGGGCGTGGCGGGCTTCGTCCAGCCCGGCATGCAGGTCGACGTGGTCAGCACCCTGGACGTGGAGGGCCAGACGGTCACCAAGTTCCTGTTGCAGCGCGTCAAGGTCTTGGCCTGCGCCCAGGAAGCCAAGCGTGAGGGCGACCCCGAGGCCAAGGTCGTCTCGTCGGCGACCCTCGCCGTCTCCCCCTCCGACGCCGAGAAGCTCATCCTCGCGGCCGACCGCGGCAAGATCCGCCTGGCGATGCGCGACCAGAACGAGCAAGGCGACGCCAAGACCGCCGGCGCCACCCCCGAATCCCTGGTAGGCGTGCACAAGCCGGCGCCGGTCAAGGTCGCCGAGAAGCCCAAGCCGCAGGCCCCCAAGATCGTCAAGGTCATGGTGCCGGCCAAGACCCCCGCCGAGAAGCCCACGATCATGATCATCCGCGGCACCTCGACCGAGTACGTCAGCCGCTAA
- a CDS encoding CpaF family protein, with protein sequence MFLRNRLNQAEAPAAPEASTGGTKPLVAPKSVEIAVRAADPLADLKSRVHRMLVENMRQQALDETSSPEQIKEAIREVLETALASPEGSGAHRLLARSDRDRLVEEIYNDMLGLGPLEPLLGDDSISEIMVNNPRKVYVERGGRITKIDVAFSDDGHLLRVIDRIVSKVGRRIDESSPMCDARLPDGSRVNAIIPPLAIDGPCLTIRKFRKDPLKVDALIDYGSLTQAMAEFLKGCVEARLNILISGGTGSGKTTLLNVFSAFIPHHERLITIEDAAELQLQQDHVIRLETRPANVEGAGRVDQSELVKNSLRMRPDRIILGEVRGGEALSMLQAMNTGHEGSLATIHANSARDALSRLETMVLMAGMDLPLRAIREQIASAINLIVQIGRASDGSRRVLGVSELVGMEGDTLQMQEIYQFARTGVDEEGRITGAHRPTGIRPKCADALKLKGIPLPVELFQTGSWS encoded by the coding sequence ATGTTCCTACGCAACCGACTTAACCAGGCAGAGGCCCCGGCGGCTCCCGAGGCCTCGACTGGCGGCACCAAGCCGCTCGTGGCCCCCAAGAGCGTCGAAATCGCCGTGCGCGCGGCCGACCCGCTCGCGGACCTCAAGAGCCGGGTGCATCGCATGCTCGTCGAGAACATGCGGCAGCAGGCCCTCGACGAGACCTCGAGCCCAGAGCAGATCAAGGAGGCCATCCGCGAGGTCCTGGAGACCGCCCTCGCCTCGCCCGAAGGCAGCGGGGCGCACCGGCTCTTGGCCCGCAGCGATCGCGATCGCCTGGTCGAAGAGATCTACAACGACATGCTGGGGCTGGGGCCCCTCGAGCCCCTCTTGGGCGACGACTCCATCTCGGAAATCATGGTCAACAACCCGCGCAAGGTCTACGTGGAGCGCGGCGGCCGCATCACCAAGATCGACGTGGCCTTCTCGGACGACGGGCACTTGCTCAGGGTGATCGACCGGATCGTCTCCAAGGTCGGCCGCCGCATCGACGAGAGCTCGCCCATGTGCGACGCGCGCCTGCCGGACGGCTCCCGCGTCAACGCGATCATCCCGCCCCTGGCCATCGACGGACCCTGCCTGACCATCCGCAAGTTCCGCAAGGACCCCCTCAAGGTCGACGCCCTGATCGACTACGGCAGCCTCACCCAAGCCATGGCCGAGTTCCTCAAGGGCTGCGTCGAAGCCCGGCTCAACATCCTCATCTCGGGGGGGACCGGCTCGGGGAAGACCACCCTCCTCAACGTGTTCTCGGCCTTCATCCCCCACCACGAGCGCCTCATCACCATCGAGGACGCCGCCGAGCTGCAGCTCCAGCAGGACCACGTGATCCGGCTGGAGACCCGCCCGGCGAACGTGGAGGGAGCCGGCAGGGTGGACCAGTCGGAGCTGGTCAAGAACAGCCTGCGCATGCGCCCCGACCGAATCATCCTGGGCGAGGTGCGCGGCGGCGAGGCCCTCTCGATGCTCCAGGCCATGAACACCGGCCACGAGGGCAGCTTGGCCACCATCCACGCCAACTCGGCCCGCGACGCCCTCTCGCGCCTTGAGACCATGGTCCTGATGGCGGGGATGGATTTGCCCCTGCGGGCCATCCGCGAGCAGATCGCCAGCGCCATCAACCTGATTGTCCAGATCGGCCGCGCCAGCGACGGCAGCCGCCGGGTGCTGGGCGTCTCCGAGCTGGTCGGCATGGAGGGCGACACCCTCCAGATGCAGGAGATCTACCAGTTCGCCCGCACCGGGGTGGACGAGGAGGGCCGGATCACCGGCGCCCATCGCCCCACGGGCATCCGCCCCAAGTGCGCGGACGCGCTCAAGCTCAAGGGCATCCCCCTGCCCGTCGAGCTCTTTCAGACCGGAAGCTGGAGCTAG
- a CDS encoding NAD(P)/FAD-dependent oxidoreductase, producing MERIVVVGGGAAGMMAAIAAAQAGARVLLLEKTDRLGFKIQISGGGRCNITNDLDDPRELVKMYPSNGRFLSDAFRRFTKHDVLALLARHGVRTKVEAPYDKVFPVSDRSRDVILALEAEMKALGVEIRYETPIAGLEIAHGRVTGVRTTDDHLITADAVIVCVGGRSLPRSGSTGDGYRMAEAAGHRVVDLYPSLVPLRVNGTKPLAGVSLKDVEGTVMVDGKVADRRWRGDMLFTHFGLSGPIVLQLSRAAAEGLHRSKAVELRLNLKPDLSAQEVESELLARINAAPRSQVASLFKDDMPKSVIEPFLEAAGVEATKKVAELSRGDRQRLAETLRAWRFPVTGWHSFEVAEVTAGGVDTKEVDPKTFQSKLVKGLYWAGEVLDVDGYVGGFNFQAAWSSGHAAGTAAAEALLTR from the coding sequence GTGGAACGGATCGTGGTGGTGGGAGGCGGCGCGGCGGGAATGATGGCCGCGATCGCAGCGGCGCAAGCCGGCGCGCGGGTGCTCCTGCTCGAGAAGACGGACCGCCTCGGCTTCAAGATCCAGATCTCGGGCGGCGGGCGCTGCAACATCACCAACGACCTGGACGACCCGCGCGAGCTGGTCAAGATGTATCCCAGCAACGGTCGCTTCCTCTCGGACGCCTTCCGCCGCTTCACCAAGCACGACGTGCTCGCCCTGCTTGCGCGCCACGGGGTCCGCACCAAGGTCGAGGCCCCCTACGACAAGGTCTTCCCCGTCAGCGATCGCTCCCGCGACGTGATCCTCGCCCTCGAGGCCGAGATGAAGGCCCTCGGCGTCGAGATCCGCTACGAGACCCCCATCGCCGGGCTCGAGATCGCGCACGGCCGGGTCACCGGCGTGCGCACCACGGACGACCACCTCATCACCGCCGACGCGGTGATCGTCTGCGTCGGCGGCCGCTCGCTGCCACGCTCGGGCTCGACCGGCGACGGCTACCGCATGGCCGAGGCGGCCGGCCACCGGGTGGTCGACCTCTACCCCTCGCTGGTGCCCCTGCGGGTGAACGGCACCAAGCCCCTCGCGGGCGTCTCGCTCAAGGACGTGGAAGGCACCGTCATGGTGGACGGCAAGGTGGCCGACCGGCGCTGGCGGGGCGACATGCTCTTCACCCACTTCGGCCTCTCGGGCCCCATCGTGCTCCAGCTGAGCCGGGCGGCCGCCGAGGGCCTGCACCGGAGCAAGGCCGTCGAGCTGCGCCTCAACCTCAAGCCCGACCTCAGCGCCCAGGAGGTCGAAAGCGAGCTGCTTGCGCGCATCAACGCCGCCCCGCGCTCGCAGGTCGCCTCCCTCTTCAAGGACGACATGCCCAAGTCCGTCATCGAGCCCTTCCTCGAAGCCGCCGGGGTCGAGGCCACCAAGAAGGTCGCTGAGCTCTCGCGCGGCGATCGCCAGCGCCTGGCCGAGACCCTCAGGGCCTGGCGCTTCCCGGTCACCGGCTGGCACTCGTTCGAGGTCGCCGAGGTGACCGCCGGCGGGGTGGACACCAAGGAGGTGGACCCCAAGACCTTCCAGTCCAAGCTGGTCAAAGGCCTGTACTGGGCGGGCGAGGTGCTGGACGTGGACGGCTACGTGGGCGGCTTCAACTTCCAGGCCGCCTGGTCGAGCGGCCATGCGGCCGGAACCGCCGCCGCCGAGGCCCTTCTGACCAGGTAA
- a CDS encoding low molecular weight phosphotyrosine protein phosphatase, whose product MIKVIFVCLGNICRSPLGEGIFRHLVADAGLADRFEIDSAGTGNWHVGKPPHHGSQRVAKERGLDISGQRARQIQIEDLDDYDYVVAMDSKNLTDIRDLDPLRKTSAQVVRMMDFAPARGLEDVPDPYFGGPEGFDHVYELVEEASRGLLEHIAREQGLPLSTR is encoded by the coding sequence ATGATCAAAGTCATCTTCGTTTGTCTCGGGAACATCTGCCGCTCGCCCTTGGGCGAGGGCATCTTCCGCCACCTGGTGGCCGACGCCGGTCTTGCGGATCGCTTCGAGATCGATTCGGCGGGCACGGGCAACTGGCACGTAGGCAAGCCGCCGCACCACGGCTCCCAGCGGGTGGCCAAGGAGCGCGGCCTCGACATCTCGGGCCAGCGCGCCCGCCAGATCCAGATCGAGGACCTGGACGACTACGATTACGTGGTCGCCATGGACAGCAAGAACCTCACCGACATCCGCGACCTGGACCCCTTGCGCAAGACCAGCGCCCAGGTGGTGCGGATGATGGACTTCGCCCCGGCGCGCGGGCTCGAGGACGTGCCGGACCCGTACTTCGGCGGCCCTGAGGGCTTCGACCACGTCTACGAGCTGGTCGAGGAGGCGAGCCGCGGCTTGCTCGAACACATCGCCCGCGAGCAAGGCCTACCCTTGTCGACACGCTAG
- a CDS encoding alpha/beta hydrolase produces the protein MQYAIQLSTLPSSPRLFTLGELSIPRLGRKRRVDVYLPIGYERARLTRYPVMYMWDGQNLFEHQRAFMGAWRIGASLDLLTAAGELPPMIVVGIDNGGEHRLSEQSPWPDTAFNSKGEGDDFLSFVTDVVKPTVDRTLRTKPDRDFTAVAGSSMGGLTSLYALYQAPEVFGRAAAFSPSLHFAKAAIFDYLKERPKPDSARLYLDVGGREVGRAERSRPITNQARRLDAILRSQGWTHRDDYFWLVDPKGTHSEACWATRFPAAMRFLWGDLL, from the coding sequence ATGCAATACGCCATCCAGTTATCGACCCTTCCATCCAGCCCCCGGCTCTTCACGCTTGGAGAGCTGAGCATTCCAAGGCTCGGACGCAAGCGTCGGGTGGACGTCTACCTGCCAATCGGGTACGAGCGGGCGCGCCTGACCCGTTACCCGGTCATGTACATGTGGGACGGCCAGAACCTCTTCGAGCACCAGCGGGCTTTCATGGGGGCCTGGCGCATCGGGGCCTCGCTCGATCTGCTGACGGCCGCCGGCGAGTTGCCCCCCATGATCGTGGTGGGGATCGACAACGGCGGCGAGCACCGCCTGAGCGAGCAGAGCCCGTGGCCCGACACCGCCTTCAACTCCAAGGGCGAGGGGGACGACTTCCTCTCCTTCGTCACCGACGTGGTCAAGCCCACGGTGGATCGCACCCTGCGCACCAAGCCCGATCGCGATTTCACGGCGGTCGCAGGCTCCTCGATGGGCGGGCTGACCTCGCTCTACGCGCTGTACCAGGCGCCCGAGGTCTTCGGCCGAGCGGCGGCCTTCTCGCCCTCGCTGCACTTCGCCAAGGCGGCCATCTTCGACTATCTCAAGGAGCGGCCCAAGCCCGACAGCGCGCGTCTCTACCTGGACGTGGGCGGGCGCGAGGTCGGGCGCGCCGAGCGCAGCCGGCCTATTACCAACCAGGCAAGGCGCCTGGACGCCATCCTGCGCTCCCAGGGCTGGACCCACCGGGACGATTACTTCTGGCTGGTGGATCCAAAGGGCACCCACAGCGAGGCCTGCTGGGCCACGCGGTTCCCGGCGGCCATGCGCTTCCTGTGGGGCGATCTGCTCTAG
- a CDS encoding pilus assembly protein, with protein sequence MRNRNESGQALVETALVLPVILAMVLGIFGFGHLFNAQLVITNASREGARIGALGRSDTNIKAAVSKYLSGAGLTDPGTVVTISKAPGADGADVTVNVSYPFKTALNLPGVPNPINLKSTAVMRVEQDQ encoded by the coding sequence ATGCGTAACCGGAACGAATCCGGGCAGGCGTTGGTCGAAACGGCGCTCGTCCTGCCCGTCATCCTGGCGATGGTGCTCGGGATCTTCGGCTTCGGGCACCTCTTCAACGCCCAGCTCGTCATCACCAACGCCAGCCGCGAGGGCGCCCGGATCGGCGCCCTCGGGCGGTCGGACACCAACATCAAGGCGGCCGTTTCCAAGTACCTCAGCGGCGCCGGCCTCACCGACCCCGGGACGGTGGTCACCATCTCGAAGGCACCAGGAGCTGACGGCGCCGACGTGACCGTCAACGTCAGCTACCCCTTCAAGACGGCCCTGAACCTACCGGGTGTCCCCAACCCCATCAACCTCAAGTCGACGGCGGTCATGCGCGTGGAGCAGGATCAATGA
- a CDS encoding AAA family ATPase, whose translation MAPLRTLLLGADAQRDPLRPALKDPQFADLVGEAPTLAEGVGAAIALRPDLVVIAYMGDLDATIRGVDGILAANPLASLILVGASLDARELGLAMQAGIREVVPDAAGLKEAIQRSHVFLSRMRGARTANEPGRPKVGKLIVVHSPKGGAGKSTLSANLALTLALEATGDAALVDLSPQFGEVDLLFNLKPQAHFSDLARLGGQIDPETVSQALMAHGSGLQVLASAPTPEDGELIDRTAVEGVLGTLKGRFAFTVVDTAPILSEPIVRAMELADRIVMPFFPDLASLRHVQQSLKLWLELGIDLDKVELVGWSQKSEVDAEAIARVLRRPLTQQLPYVPDEALAAVNAGTPMVALAPKGAFAKAMKTFAARYQDKPQTALVEVKPASKLSELFARIRRMIDVPTQPT comes from the coding sequence ATGGCCCCCCTTCGTACCCTGCTGCTCGGCGCCGACGCCCAGCGCGACCCGCTGCGTCCCGCCCTCAAGGACCCGCAATTCGCCGATCTAGTCGGCGAGGCCCCGACCCTCGCAGAGGGGGTCGGGGCGGCGATCGCCCTGCGGCCGGATCTCGTGGTGATCGCCTACATGGGCGACCTGGACGCGACCATCCGCGGGGTGGACGGGATCCTCGCCGCCAACCCGCTCGCCAGCCTGATCCTGGTCGGCGCGTCGCTCGACGCGCGCGAGCTGGGGCTCGCCATGCAGGCGGGTATCCGCGAGGTCGTCCCTGACGCGGCCGGCCTGAAAGAAGCCATCCAGCGGTCCCACGTCTTCCTCTCGCGGATGCGGGGCGCCCGCACCGCGAACGAGCCCGGCCGCCCCAAGGTCGGCAAGCTCATCGTCGTCCACTCGCCAAAGGGTGGCGCCGGGAAGTCCACGCTCTCGGCCAACCTCGCCTTGACCCTCGCCCTCGAGGCCACGGGCGACGCGGCCCTGGTGGACCTCTCGCCTCAGTTCGGCGAGGTGGACCTGCTGTTCAACCTCAAGCCCCAGGCCCACTTCTCGGACCTCGCGCGGCTCGGCGGCCAGATCGATCCCGAGACGGTCTCCCAAGCCCTCATGGCCCACGGGAGCGGCCTCCAGGTCCTCGCGAGCGCGCCGACCCCCGAGGACGGCGAGCTCATCGATCGCACGGCGGTCGAGGGGGTCCTCGGCACCCTCAAGGGGCGCTTCGCCTTCACGGTGGTGGACACCGCCCCGATCCTCTCGGAGCCCATCGTGCGCGCCATGGAGCTCGCCGACCGGATCGTCATGCCCTTCTTCCCCGATCTTGCGAGCCTGCGCCACGTGCAGCAGAGCCTCAAGCTATGGCTCGAGCTCGGGATCGACCTGGACAAGGTAGAGCTGGTCGGCTGGAGCCAGAAGAGCGAGGTGGACGCCGAGGCGATCGCCCGCGTCCTGCGCCGGCCGCTCACCCAGCAGCTGCCCTACGTGCCCGACGAGGCGCTGGCCGCCGTCAACGCCGGCACCCCCATGGTGGCGCTTGCGCCGAAGGGCGCCTTCGCCAAGGCCATGAAGACCTTCGCCGCGCGCTACCAGGACAAGCCGCAGACGGCCCTGGTCGAGGTCAAGCCCGCAAGCAAGCTCAGCGAGCTGTTCGCCCGCATCCGGAGGATGATCGATGTTCCTACGCAACCGACTTAA
- the nadA gene encoding quinolinate synthase NadA, whose amino-acid sequence MLTTTAPIDPTLDLFDAIDALKRERNAIILAHYYQEADIQDVADFLGDSLALAQAAEKTDADVIVFAGVHFMAETAKILNPTKKVLLPDLAAGCSLADSCPAEGLAALKARHPDHVVVSYINCTAEVKALSDYIVTSSNAVKIINSIPKDQGIIFAPDRNLGRYLVKETGRDMVLWQGSCMVHETFSARKIHALKMEHPGSLIIAHPECEDPVLAISDVVGSTSALLKYVTDHPEGTYIVATEPGIIHQMQKASPKATLVPAPPEDDTCACNDCPHMKLNTLEKLYLCLRDLRPEITMDEDLRVAALKPIKRMLELS is encoded by the coding sequence ATGCTGACGACCACTGCCCCCATCGATCCGACGCTCGACCTCTTCGACGCCATCGACGCCCTCAAGCGCGAGCGCAACGCCATCATCCTGGCCCACTACTATCAGGAGGCCGACATCCAGGACGTCGCGGACTTCCTGGGCGACAGCCTCGCACTCGCCCAGGCCGCCGAGAAGACCGACGCCGACGTGATCGTCTTCGCCGGCGTCCACTTCATGGCCGAGACCGCCAAGATCCTCAACCCCACCAAGAAGGTCCTGCTGCCCGACCTGGCAGCCGGCTGCAGCCTCGCCGACAGCTGCCCGGCCGAGGGCCTCGCGGCGCTCAAGGCCCGCCACCCCGATCACGTGGTCGTCTCGTACATCAACTGCACCGCCGAGGTCAAGGCGCTCAGCGACTACATCGTGACCTCGAGCAACGCCGTCAAGATCATCAACTCCATCCCCAAGGACCAGGGCATCATCTTCGCCCCGGACCGCAACCTGGGCCGCTACCTCGTGAAGGAGACCGGCCGCGACATGGTCCTGTGGCAGGGCAGCTGCATGGTCCACGAGACCTTCTCGGCCCGCAAGATCCACGCCCTCAAGATGGAGCACCCGGGCTCGCTGATCATTGCGCACCCCGAGTGCGAGGACCCCGTGCTCGCCATCTCCGACGTGGTCGGCTCGACCAGCGCCCTGCTCAAGTACGTCACGGACCACCCCGAGGGCACCTACATCGTCGCCACCGAGCCCGGCATCATCCACCAGATGCAGAAGGCCTCGCCCAAGGCTACCCTGGTGCCGGCGCCCCCCGAAGACGACACCTGCGCCTGCAACGACTGCCCCCACATGAAGCTCAACACCCTGGAGAAGCTCTACCTCTGCCTGCGCGACCTGCGCCCCGAGATCACCATGGACGAGGACCTGCGCGTGGCGGCCCTCAAGCCCATCAAGCGCATGCTCGAGCTGAGCTAG
- a CDS encoding pilus assembly protein N-terminal domain-containing protein, with product MKWFRLVLAASLIVAPATSAFALADETLPVSVGKSEVVSVGGEVTKVSVTDPQIADVAVLSKKDVLINGKKPGTTNLIVWTKNKRLTYDVVVRVDAGLLKATIRKATGAKDLQVEVVNDAVLLYGKVDRTSQIQMAEKLASGFAPRVVNLLAADSVQQVQVDVEVVELAKNGSGELGVKWGQMKRTSSGEDVFDPDIANVIQGDPRNPRNGQAFSSLVSGGGTAFGLYERINAKLNLMVANGSAKILAKPNLVAVSGGKAEFLAGGEIPVPTAQQQGQISYEWKPYGIKLSIEPTVLEDGRISMKVAPEVSQLDYNNAVRLANFVVPAVTSRRAETQLVLGQGQGLAIGGLLQSNESKIVEQVPLIGSIPIIGELFKSTKYQKNETELAILVTPRLVTPENKPQTTANVK from the coding sequence ATGAAGTGGTTCCGTTTGGTTCTAGCCGCGTCGCTGATCGTGGCCCCCGCCACCTCCGCCTTCGCCCTGGCGGACGAGACCCTGCCGGTCTCGGTCGGCAAGTCGGAGGTCGTCTCGGTCGGCGGCGAGGTCACCAAGGTGTCCGTCACCGACCCGCAGATCGCCGACGTGGCGGTCCTCTCCAAGAAGGACGTGCTGATCAACGGCAAGAAGCCCGGCACCACCAACCTCATCGTCTGGACCAAGAACAAGCGTCTGACCTACGACGTGGTGGTCCGGGTGGACGCGGGCCTGCTCAAGGCCACCATCCGTAAGGCCACCGGCGCCAAGGACCTGCAGGTCGAGGTCGTCAACGACGCGGTCCTGCTCTACGGCAAGGTGGACCGCACCAGCCAGATCCAGATGGCCGAGAAGCTCGCCTCGGGCTTCGCTCCGCGCGTCGTCAACCTGCTCGCCGCCGACTCGGTGCAGCAGGTCCAGGTGGACGTGGAGGTGGTCGAGCTCGCCAAGAACGGCTCAGGCGAGCTTGGCGTCAAGTGGGGCCAGATGAAGCGCACCTCGAGCGGCGAGGACGTCTTCGACCCGGACATCGCCAACGTGATCCAGGGCGACCCCCGCAACCCCCGCAACGGCCAGGCCTTCTCGAGCCTCGTCTCGGGCGGCGGCACCGCCTTCGGCCTCTACGAGCGTATCAACGCCAAGCTCAACCTCATGGTCGCCAACGGCAGCGCCAAGATCCTCGCCAAGCCCAACCTGGTCGCCGTCAGCGGCGGCAAGGCCGAGTTCCTCGCTGGCGGCGAGATCCCAGTGCCCACCGCCCAGCAGCAGGGCCAGATCTCCTACGAGTGGAAGCCCTACGGCATCAAGCTCTCCATCGAGCCCACCGTGCTCGAGGACGGCCGCATCTCCATGAAGGTCGCCCCCGAGGTCAGCCAGCTCGACTACAACAACGCCGTGCGCCTGGCGAACTTCGTGGTGCCCGCCGTGACCAGCCGCCGGGCCGAGACCCAGCTGGTGCTCGGCCAGGGCCAGGGCCTCGCCATCGGCGGCCTCTTGCAGAGCAACGAGTCCAAGATCGTCGAGCAGGTGCCCCTGATCGGCAGCATCCCCATCATCGGCGAGCTCTTCAAGTCCACCAAGTACCAGAAGAACGAGACGGAGCTTGCGATCCTCGTCACCCCCAGGCTGGTAACCCCCGAGAACAAACCCCAGACGACCGCCAACGTGAAGTAG
- a CDS encoding Flp family type IVb pilin, with translation MNLMMRVLKEEEGQALTEYGLILGLIAVVTVGALTMMGTNVNKMLSSIANTLSATGK, from the coding sequence ATGAACCTGATGATGCGCGTGCTCAAGGAAGAAGAAGGCCAGGCCCTGACCGAGTACGGCCTCATCCTGGGCCTCATCGCGGTCGTGACCGTGGGCGCCCTCACCATGATGGGCACCAACGTCAACAAGATGCTCTCGTCGATCGCCAACACCCTCAGCGCTACCGGCAAGTAG
- a CDS encoding Flp family type IVb pilin: MTKLMMNVLKEEEGQALTEYGLILGLIAVVTVGALTMMGTNVNKMLSSIANTLSATGK, encoded by the coding sequence ATGACCAAGCTGATGATGAACGTGCTCAAGGAAGAAGAAGGCCAGGCCCTCACCGAGTACGGCCTCATCCTGGGCCTCATCGCGGTCGTGACCGTGGGCGCCCTCACCATGATGGGCACCAACGTCAACAAGATGCTCTCGTCGATCGCCAACACCCTCAGCGCTACCGGCAAGTAG